The region CATTATTGGCGTGATCCAGCAAATTGCCGAGCAAACTAATCTATTGGCACTCAATGCGGCTATTGAGGCGGCGCGAGCCGGCGCCCACGGTCGTGGTTTTGCGGTGGTGGCTGATGAGGTGCGAAAATTATCGGGCAGCACCCAAGGTTCATTGAGTGAAATCAGCAATATTATGGAGCGATTGCGTCTGTCTAGCGATGAACTTAACCACACCATTAGCAACATGATGCACGCTGCACAAACTCAGCACGAACAGGCGCAAACCGTGCTGGCGGTCACCGAGCAGGTACGCACTACCTCGCAGGCGACCACGGTCGTGGCCGAACAGGGTGCCGGCCACGCAGACAGCCAAGCTGCTGAGCTGAATCGCTTTATGGGTTTAATGGACGAACTGAAACTCCAGTCGGCCCAAGTTTCAGAGCGGGCCGGCCAAGTAGTAGAGCGCATTCGCGGCCAAGCCAGCACCATTACCGAGATGCTGCGCTAAAGCCACGACCAAGCCGCGGTATTTATTATTTGGCCGTCTTCCTGATGCACATCAGGATCTCGTTTTGCTATTAGTACCTAAGTACGAGATACCGAGGCCGTCATGCCGGGCTAGACCCGGTATCGGTAAGACGGCATAGGGCAGTATTTGATGTTTGGCCGTCTTCCTGATGCACATCAGGATCTCGTTTTACTGTTAGTACCTAAGTACGAGATACCGAGGCGAGCTCGGTAAGACGGCATAGGGCGGTATTTATTATTTGGCCGTCTTCCTGATGCACATCAGGATCTCGCTTTTGCTATTAGTGCCTAAGTGCGAGATACCGAGGCGAGCTCGGTAAGACGGCATAGGGCAGCATTTGGTGTTTGGCCGTCTTCCTGATGCACATAAGGATCTCGTTTTTGCTGTTAGTGCCTAAGTGCGAGATACCGAGGCGAGCTCGGTAAGACGGCATAGGGCAGCATTTGATGTTTGGCCGTCTTCCTGATGCACATCAGGATCTCGCTTTTGATGTTAGTGCCTAAGTGCGAGATACCGAGGCCGTCATGCTGAACTTGATTCAGTACCGGCAAGACGGCATAGGGCAGTGTGTGATTTTTAGCTGGGCGCCGGGCGCTTAGCGCTCGGCGCTGCTGTTACAGCTTATTAATAGGTATTTTCAAAAAGGTATTACCTTGCTCATCCTTGGGCGGCATTTCGCCGGCGCGAATGTTCACCTGAATGGCGGGCAAGATCAGTCGTGGCATGCCTAAGGTGGCATCGCGTTTATCACGCATGGCCACAAAGCTTTGCTCATCTATGCCGTCGTGCACATGAATGTTCTCGGCTTTTTGCTTGGCAACGGTAGTGCGGTATTCATGCTGGCGATCATCTTTTGGGTAATCGTGACACACGTAAATCTCAGTCTCGGCGGGCAAGGCGAGTAAGCGTTTTATCGACTGATACAACTGCTGGCTGCTACCACCGGGAAAGTCACAGCGCGCCGTGCCCACGTCTGGCATAAACAAGGTATCACCCACAAACAGCGCCTGTTCATTTACTAAATAAGCTAAATCTGCAGGTGTATGGCCTGGGCTGTGTAGCACCCGTATCTGTAACTGACCGACGCTAAACTGCTGCTCATCCGCAAACAAGCCATCAAACTGGCTGCCATCGGCGTTAAATTCTGGCTCTAAGGCAAATACCTCGCGAAAAATGCTTTGTACTTGAGTAATTTGATCGCCAATGCCAATTTTGGCATTAAGCTGATCGCGCAAGAAAGGCGCGGCCGACAAGTGATCTGCATGAGCATGGGTTTCTAACACCCAATCGATAGTAAGCTTTTGTTCGCGCACAAAATCCAGCTGCTGTTGGGCCAGCTCAGTGCTGGTGCAGCCTGCAGCATAATCAAAATTTAATACAGAATCGATAATCACCCCGTGGCCGCCGGCTTGGTCGTACACCACATAGCTAAAGGTCTCGCTGTCTTTTTCTAGAAATGCTTTCACCTTAGGCTTAAGTGCATAGGGTTTAAGAGCTTGGGGTTTAACTGCTTGTGTCATGATGTTCCCTCTCCGTCTCTGCAATCCAGTGTCAACAATCAAATATTAGCATGATCTAAATTAAAGAATAGTGACAGCTGGAAGCGGGAAACTAAAAGTTACCTGATTTCCCACAAAGCTCAGCCATGTTTAGAGAACTCAGCACTAATTAATTCAATAGGTTACAGGGGTCTTCCCGTCTCATCCCTTGTAGGTGCCCGTCTCTTCGGCGAAGAGGACTTCGGCGCGGTTTTGGTTTTATTTCTAAACCTCACAAACAGCCAGCGGAGCTGGCCAGCCGAAGTCCTCTTTATTAAAGAGACGGGCTGCTACAAGTGCCAGACCCTTGGCCTTGGAGCCAACCGGGCAGTGAGAAAAAAAACCGAAACATTAGGCATAATGGCTGAGGTTCATACGTAATCAGGAAAAGTTAAAACAAAAATGCCGAAGCTAGGCTTCGGCAATGGTTAGGTTCTTAATCAAATTAGCGCGTTACTTTTTGCGGGGTGCGTTCGCGCCAATAAACCAGGCGTCTTTGTCGATAATGCGGCTGGCTTCGGTAAACAAGTCTGCTGTGTCTTCGTCACCCGCATCGCCGGCGGTATTAATTGCCTCGCGCAGAGTTTCGGCTACTTTTTTATAGCGATCGGTGAGCGCCCTAACATGTTCATCCACTGCGGTAATACCGGTGGGATAAGGTTTTAGTACCGTGTCTTTAGCAACGCGAGCCACTAGGCCGTTGGGCTCCCCTCCTAAAATCACCACTCGTTCGGCAATGCTATCCGAGACTTCGAGAATACGTGCTGTGGTTTCATCTAGCAGTTGATGCACGCCAATAAAGCCCGCACCTTGTAAGTTCCAATGACACTGCTTACCGGACAAAGTTAAGTCGATAACGTTGGCCAAGTTAGCATTGAGTAGTTCGATCATTTTCTTGGCAGTGTTATCGTCCAGTCCGCTTGCGTAACGTTCTCTCATTTTTACACTCCGTATTGAATAGTAGTGAATAACTTGATGTCGTTTGCTGCTCTACCTTTACTTAAACTGTAAGCCTTAAACTCTGATCGTTGACTCGTTACATGACTTATTTTGCACACATTTATACTAGCAGCTTAAAAACGCCTGTTAACCCCTAGCAAGAAAATTGTGTGAACCTTCTGTCAGACTCGGCCGCAGCCTTGTCCCTAGGTTTCACCTCACGCCTTTCGCCTCACCCTTCACGACTTACAGCGCCTGCTTCACATATAAATCGAAACGATTATTTTTGGTTTCTATTTGTGCCGAGGGCGGCACTTCATTTAAGAAGCCCGCATAGCTGGGCCGCTTTACCACGACTCGGGCGCGCGCCAGCTGCAAAGCTTGTGGCAGCAAGGCATCTGCGTCTAAGTCTGGCCCCACCAGTGAGTGAAACACGCGCATTTCTTTTTTCACCAAGGCGGCTTTTTTCTTGTGCGGAAACATAGGATCTAAATAGACCACATCTATGTCTTCACCGGTCAGTTCACTAATATCTGCCAAACTGATGCCGAGCGGTAATAGCTGCATGCGCTCACTCACCCAGTCACCAATTTCGGCATCAAGGGCGGCGCGGCGCAAACCATCGGCCAAAAGCGCGTGCACCACCGGATGGCGTTCACACAACCATACTTTGCAACCCAGAGAGGCCAACACAAAAGCATCTCGGCCTAAGCCTGCCGTGCCATCCACCACCGTCGGATTATGGGCTTTTTTTAAGCCCACCGCTTTGGCAATCGATTGCCCGCGACCACCACCAAATTTGCGCCTATGGGCCGCTGCACCTTCGGCTAAGTCCACAAATACGCCGCCTAATTTTGGCTCATCGAGCTTTTGCAGCTCAAGGCGGCCTTGGGTTAACACCAAGGCAAAGGGGGCGATAGCGCTGACGCCCGCCAGCGCCTCAGTGAGCCGCTCGGCCTCGGCGCTTAAAGCGTCATCTTCTAAAACAATCTGCAGTGGGATCAAAGGTGCTGTCATTAGCCTTACCATTAAAAACGGCTGGCACTGGGCCAGCCGTAAGCTGTGTTACATATTAATATGTAAAATCAAATCGGCCTGTTAAGCCGTTATGCCAGAGTGACGCAATAAGGCATCAATTTTTGGCTCGCGGCCGCGGAACTGCTTAAACAACTCCATCGGCTCTTTAGATCCGCCCTGCTCTAAAATGGCGTGCAAGAAATCACGGCCCGTTTTAGCGCAGAAGATGCCTTCTTCTTCAAAGCGCGAGAAAGCATCGCTGGACAATACTTCGGCCCACTTATAGCTGTAATAACCTGCCGCGTAACCACCAGCAAAAATATGGGCAAAGCCATGCTGAAAACGGTTAAAGCTTGGCGGCGGCAACACGGCCACGGACTTGCGCACTTCGTCCAAAATCGCCTGCACTTGGCCGGGCTTGGCACCGTCTGCACTCATGTGCAGCTTAAAGTCGAACAAGGCGAACTCTAACTGGCGCAACATCATGAGCGCCGAATGGTAGTTACGGCCCGCCAACATACGCTCTAGCAAGTCTGCCGGCAGCGGCTCACCGGTTTCATAATGGCCGGAGATAAAGGCCAAGGCCTCTGGCTGCCAGCACCAGTTTTCTAAGAACTGGCTCGGCAACTCAACGGCATCCCACGGCACGCCATTAATACCGGCCACGCCCGCCACTTCGACTTTGGTCAACATATGGTGAATACCATGACCAAACTCGTGGAACAGGGTTTCTACTTCGCCATGGGTAAACAGCGCCGGCTTATCGCCCACTGGGCCGTTAAAGTTACAAGTCAGGTAGGCCACCGGCTTTTGCAGGCTGCCATCTTCACGATAACGGCGACCCATGCAGTCGTCCATCCAAGCGCCGCCCCGCTTATTGGCGCGGGCATATAAGTCTAAGTAGAAACTGCCGCGCAGTTCGCCATCTTCGCCGCAAATATCGAAGAAGCGTACATCCGGGTGCCACACTTCTACGCCAAAGCGCTCGGTGACTTTCACGCCAAATAAACGTTTTACGGTTTCAAACAGGCCATGAATAACCTTGTTGGCCGGGAAGTACGGACGCAGCTCTTCATCAGAAATGGTGTATTTATGTTGTTTAAGTTTTTCGCCGTAATAAGTCACGTCCCAAGCATTCAGCTTATCTATGCCGTGATGCTCGCGGGCAAACTCGGTTAGCTCCGCTAAATCCGCCTGACCTTGCGGGTAAGAACGCGCGGCCAGTTGGTCTAAAAAGTCCAACACCTGTTGCTCGCTCTCGGCCATTTTGGTGGACAGCGATAATTGCGCGTAGTTTTCAAAACCCAGCAGCTCGGCTAATTCGTGCTTCAGCGCCAGCGTTTCTTCAATCACTTGGGTGTTATCAAACTCACCCGCATTTGGGCCTTGGTCTGAGGCACGGGTACTGTAAGCGCGATATAGCTCTTCACGCAAACTGGCATCGTCTGCATACATCATCACCGGCAGATAAGACGGAATATCCAGCGTAAACAGCCAGCCATCCAGCTCACGGGCTTCGGCTTGTGCCTTGGCAGCGGCTTGAGCCGACTCGGGCAAACCGGCCAACTGAGCGGCATCGGTAATCTGTTTGGTCCACGCTTGAGTGGCGTCTAACACTTGGTTAGAAAAACGCGAGCCTAAGTCAGACAAGCGAGATTTTATCTCACCAAAGCGCTGCTTTTGTGCCGACTCTAAGGCAATGCCCGATAAGCGAAAGTCACGCAGCGTGTTATTCACTTCTTTTTGCTGGGCCAAGCTTAATTTTTTAAAGTTATCGCGTTTGGCAAGGCTTTGGTACGCCTCAAACAAGCCTTGGTGTTGGCCCATCCAGGTGCTGTATTCCGATAACAAGGGCAAGCACTCTTCATAGGCAACGCGCAGTTCATCACTGTTTAACACGCTGTTTAAATGACTGGCCGGTGACCAAATGCGCGACAAGCGATCGCCCACTTCTTCTAATGGCGCGACTAGGTTATCCCAAGTGAAATTTTCATCATGCGCTAACACAGTTTCTACGCGCTTTTTGCAGTCGACAATAGCGTGCTCTAGCGCGGGCTTGATGTGCTCTGGCTTGATCTGGCTGAACGGCGGTAAGCCATCCATGGTCAGTAGCGGATTAGTCATTTGGGTACCTCTTGGTGTTTTGGCCATCGACTTGCTTAAAAGCAATCGAGGAATACCTCTAAGATGGTGATGCTGAGACCAATGTTCAAGCTTTTACTGGCCATAAAGGCTAAATTTCGCCGATAACGCTCAGATAGTGAGCATATTATTAGGCAAGTCTTAGTGTACAATCGGTGATGGCTTAGGCTGGTTCTCATTCTTGCCTCAGGTTTTCTTATCTTCTCTGTTAGGAGCATATACATGGCACAGCATTTTGATTACATCGCCATCGGTGGCGGTAGCGGCGGCATCGCCTCAGCAAACCGCGCCGCCATGCACGGTAAAAAAGTAGCCTTAATTGAAGCCAAAGACTTAGGCGGCACTTGCGTAAACGTGGGTTGCGTACCGAAAAAAGTCATGTGGTATGGCGCCCAAGTCGCCGATGCCATTAAGTTATATGCCAAGGATTATGGCTTTGAAATCGATCTTAAAGGCCACAGCTGGACCAAGCTGGTTGAAAGCCGCCAAGCCTATATTGGCCGTATTCATGACTCTTACGACCGCGTATTAGGCAATAACAAGATCACCGTGATCAAAGGCTTCGCCAGCTTTAAAGATGCCAACACAGTGGTCGTCAACGGTGAAGAATACACTGCCGATCACATTACTATCGCCACCGGTGGCGAGCCGGTTATCCCACAGATCCCGGGTGCCGAGCACGGCATTAACTCGGACGGTTTCTTTGCGCTAACCGAACAGCCAAAGCGCGTTGCGGTAGTGGGCGCCGGTTATATTGCGGTAGAGCTGGCCGGTGTAATGAATGCGCTGGGTTCAGAAACTCATTTATTAGTGCGCAAACACGCACCGCTGCGCGAGTTCGACCCCATTTTGGTTGAGACCTTGGTCGAAGCCATGGCCACCGAAGGTCCGAAACTGCACACGCAATCGACACCTAAAAGCGTTGAAAAGAATAGCGATGGCAGCTTAACGCTGCACTTAGAAAACGGCGAACGCATCACCGTTGATTGCCTGATCTGGGCCATTGGCCGTCGCCCGCTGACTGCTCAGCTGAACTTAGCCGCCGCTGGCGTAGAAACCGATGAGCGTGGCTACATCAAGGTCGATGAATATCAAAACACCAGCGCCAAAGGCGTGTACGCGGTGGGCGATAACATCGGTTATGTAGAGCTGACGCCGGTAGCCGTTAAGGCGGGTCGTTTATTGTCTGAGCGTTTATTCAATGGCCAAACCAAGGCCAAAATGGACTACAGCTTGATCCCAACCGTGGTATTTAGTCACCCGCCCATTGGCACGCTGGGTTTAACTGAGCCAGAAGCTAAAAAGCAATATGGCGACGACCAAGTGAAGGTTTACACCTCTACCTTTACCTCCATGTACACCGCCGTTACTGCGCACCGCCAGCCTTGTAAGATGAAGTTGGTCTGTGTGGGCGATAACGAAAAAGTAGTAGGCGTGCACGGCATCGGTTTTGGTATGGACGAAATCCTGCAAGGCTTCGCGGTCGCCGTGAAAATGGGCGCCACCAAAGAAGACTTCGACGCCTGTGTAGCGATACATCCTACGGGCGCTGAGGAATTCGTGACCATGCGCTAAGTCGTTAACAAGTAACGAGTTATAGCAAAAGGCCGAGCAATAGCTCGGCCTTTTTGTTGGTACACTAGTGCGGCTTAGCGCACTACTTTCCACTCGCCTGCTTTGTTTTTCTTAAAGCTAAATTCTTGCATATTGGTTTGTTGCATACCCATCACGGTAATAGTGGCTTCAACGGTACAGTTGTAAATATCGTTGGCTGCCTCTTCACAGCCTTGAGGCGTAATATTGTCAATTTTTGGCATCATGCCATCCATAGCGCCATCAAGGCCGACCCCTTTTAGGCCACCGGTAACTTGATCCATATCGCTTTGGATCTGCTCTTCCAGCGCCTTGCGCACTTCTGCATCTGAAGGCGCGCCACCGCACGCGGTCAGCACCGCCGCCAAACCAAAAACTAATCCGAGTTTGGTCACGCTTTTAACTGCTTTCATAATTATCCCTATATAGGCGCTTAAGCGTCCTGATGAAATCCATTAAACAACCAGCAAAAATATCGGTGTGTCATGGTATTGAGCAAAGGCAAAGAGCATAGGCACTTCATCACATGCATTCAACAGTTTGCCGCTCACGCAAGCGGCCGAGCACCCTGAACCTTGAGTCTTTAAGAATTTGCGCGCCATAGCGTTATTCACGCTCTATTCTCAGGCACAATAGGATTATTACCGCAATTCTTTGGAATGCTTGTGACTGATCAAAATTCAAACTTACAAACACTCTGGCTCTGCGAGACCGTACGACTGCGCGAAGAGCACACCGGCCAGTTGGAAGACAGCGAGGCTTGTCGCAAAGCCCGAGCCACTGAAGGTTCACTTAGCCAACGCTTGCAGGTGCGCGGCTTATTTTTAGCTAAGCGCGATGGCCTAGTTGCGGCACTGCAGCACTGGCTGCAAGGTGCCAAGCTGGCTTTATGGCTGCTGATTTTCAGCGCTATTTTATCGGGTGTAGTGTTAGCGAAAACCGCGCTCAGCGGTAACCCAGAGGCGATTAATATCTTTTGGGCTTTGTCCGGTTTAATCGGCTTAAACCTACTCAGCTTATTGGCTTGGTGTATCAGCCTAATTTTTGCTAAACAAAGCAGCTCACCGCTTAGCCACGCTTGGCTGTGGCTCAGTAATAAACTGGCGCGCGATGCCAAGGCGGCCCAGTTAGCCCCGGCATTATTAGTATTATTACAACGCCATAATCTATTACGCTGGGGCTTAGGCCGCTTGTTGCACGGCTGGTGGCTGATCACCTTAAGCAGCGCCCTATTCAGCTTAATTGCGCTGTTGGCCACCCGCAGATATGGCTTTGTGTGGGAGTCAACCATAGTGGCCAGCGACTCCTTTGTGATGCTGGTTAATCTATTGGGCCAGCCCGCGGCTTGGCTCGGTTTTGCGCTACCTAACAGTGAACTTATTCAACAAAGCGGCCTGCACGCTTTAGCCAGTGAACAAGCAAGACAAATGTGGGCCAGCTGGTTACTGGGCATGCTGTTAATTTACGGCGTGCTGCCGCGCCTCGCCTTTAGCTTATTGTGCGAATGGCGCTGGCGCCGTGGCGTTAAGCGCTTAGCATTCAATGCGGATGATGAAGTGTGGCAGCCGTTACATGAGCGCGTGCAACCCAGCAGCGAGCGCTTAGGCGTAGTAGATGCGGCACCCTCAGCGCTGCCCAGCACCACGGCAGGCTCACAATTAGCGGGGCACGACGCCGTGTTAGTTGCCATTGAACTGGATGACAGTATTAGCTGGCCGCCTGAACATTTAAAATCAGATCATCCTCAACATCTATTAGATGCTGGAGTGATAGATACCCGCGAGCAGCGCCGCCAACTGCTTGAGCAACTGAGCGCTCACCCGCCGGCACGGCTGCTG is a window of Oceanisphaera sp. IT1-181 DNA encoding:
- a CDS encoding DUF2868 domain-containing protein, whose translation is MTDQNSNLQTLWLCETVRLREEHTGQLEDSEACRKARATEGSLSQRLQVRGLFLAKRDGLVAALQHWLQGAKLALWLLIFSAILSGVVLAKTALSGNPEAINIFWALSGLIGLNLLSLLAWCISLIFAKQSSSPLSHAWLWLSNKLARDAKAAQLAPALLVLLQRHNLLRWGLGRLLHGWWLITLSSALFSLIALLATRRYGFVWESTIVASDSFVMLVNLLGQPAAWLGFALPNSELIQQSGLHALASEQARQMWASWLLGMLLIYGVLPRLAFSLLCEWRWRRGVKRLAFNADDEVWQPLHERVQPSSERLGVVDAAPSALPSTTAGSQLAGHDAVLVAIELDDSISWPPEHLKSDHPQHLLDAGVIDTREQRRQLLEQLSAHPPARLLITCNPQRSADRGTLHLIAELSRTASATRVWLLDIDAPAERLENWQQQLDALKIEHSRTAPWAWLEQKLEQERDQELEPKAGASE
- the gorA gene encoding glutathione-disulfide reductase; its protein translation is MAQHFDYIAIGGGSGGIASANRAAMHGKKVALIEAKDLGGTCVNVGCVPKKVMWYGAQVADAIKLYAKDYGFEIDLKGHSWTKLVESRQAYIGRIHDSYDRVLGNNKITVIKGFASFKDANTVVVNGEEYTADHITIATGGEPVIPQIPGAEHGINSDGFFALTEQPKRVAVVGAGYIAVELAGVMNALGSETHLLVRKHAPLREFDPILVETLVEAMATEGPKLHTQSTPKSVEKNSDGSLTLHLENGERITVDCLIWAIGRRPLTAQLNLAAAGVETDERGYIKVDEYQNTSAKGVYAVGDNIGYVELTPVAVKAGRLLSERLFNGQTKAKMDYSLIPTVVFSHPPIGTLGLTEPEAKKQYGDDQVKVYTSTFTSMYTAVTAHRQPCKMKLVCVGDNEKVVGVHGIGFGMDEILQGFAVAVKMGATKEDFDACVAIHPTGAEEFVTMR
- the dps gene encoding DNA starvation/stationary phase protection protein Dps, whose amino-acid sequence is MRERYASGLDDNTAKKMIELLNANLANVIDLTLSGKQCHWNLQGAGFIGVHQLLDETTARILEVSDSIAERVVILGGEPNGLVARVAKDTVLKPYPTGITAVDEHVRALTDRYKKVAETLREAINTAGDAGDEDTADLFTEASRIIDKDAWFIGANAPRKK
- a CDS encoding class I SAM-dependent methyltransferase, whose protein sequence is MTAPLIPLQIVLEDDALSAEAERLTEALAGVSAIAPFALVLTQGRLELQKLDEPKLGGVFVDLAEGAAAHRRKFGGGRGQSIAKAVGLKKAHNPTVVDGTAGLGRDAFVLASLGCKVWLCERHPVVHALLADGLRRAALDAEIGDWVSERMQLLPLGISLADISELTGEDIDVVYLDPMFPHKKKAALVKKEMRVFHSLVGPDLDADALLPQALQLARARVVVKRPSYAGFLNEVPPSAQIETKNNRFDLYVKQAL
- a CDS encoding MBL fold metallo-hydrolase, with the protein product MTQAVKPQALKPYALKPKVKAFLEKDSETFSYVVYDQAGGHGVIIDSVLNFDYAAGCTSTELAQQQLDFVREQKLTIDWVLETHAHADHLSAAPFLRDQLNAKIGIGDQITQVQSIFREVFALEPEFNADGSQFDGLFADEQQFSVGQLQIRVLHSPGHTPADLAYLVNEQALFVGDTLFMPDVGTARCDFPGGSSQQLYQSIKRLLALPAETEIYVCHDYPKDDRQHEYRTTVAKQKAENIHVHDGIDEQSFVAMRDKRDATLGMPRLILPAIQVNIRAGEMPPKDEQGNTFLKIPINKL
- the prlC gene encoding oligopeptidase A, with amino-acid sequence MTNPLLTMDGLPPFSQIKPEHIKPALEHAIVDCKKRVETVLAHDENFTWDNLVAPLEEVGDRLSRIWSPASHLNSVLNSDELRVAYEECLPLLSEYSTWMGQHQGLFEAYQSLAKRDNFKKLSLAQQKEVNNTLRDFRLSGIALESAQKQRFGEIKSRLSDLGSRFSNQVLDATQAWTKQITDAAQLAGLPESAQAAAKAQAEARELDGWLFTLDIPSYLPVMMYADDASLREELYRAYSTRASDQGPNAGEFDNTQVIEETLALKHELAELLGFENYAQLSLSTKMAESEQQVLDFLDQLAARSYPQGQADLAELTEFAREHHGIDKLNAWDVTYYGEKLKQHKYTISDEELRPYFPANKVIHGLFETVKRLFGVKVTERFGVEVWHPDVRFFDICGEDGELRGSFYLDLYARANKRGGAWMDDCMGRRYREDGSLQKPVAYLTCNFNGPVGDKPALFTHGEVETLFHEFGHGIHHMLTKVEVAGVAGINGVPWDAVELPSQFLENWCWQPEALAFISGHYETGEPLPADLLERMLAGRNYHSALMMLRQLEFALFDFKLHMSADGAKPGQVQAILDEVRKSVAVLPPPSFNRFQHGFAHIFAGGYAAGYYSYKWAEVLSSDAFSRFEEEGIFCAKTGRDFLHAILEQGGSKEPMELFKQFRGREPKIDALLRHSGITA